The genomic interval CATGTTTACTCTTCACACCAGCGAGGTTCAGCGCGTAAAAAGCAGCTCCGGGAGCAAACTGAAGAAAATTATCAGCATGCAGGGCAAAAGTCGGGTGGTCTTCTTGTAACTCTGCCCTGGTACTGTAATCCAGTCTTCTGATGGCATTATTTCCTAAAGATATCAGGCCATAACTAATCAGTACCGCCGGGATAATAAAGGATTTAATTTGAGGAGGATTCAATCCACGCATCTTCATCACCGATTCTTTGGGTGTGAGCTGAACTGAATCTTTACTGAGGGTATCCACCTGCTGCGCAAATACCATTCCGGGTAAACATATCACGAAGATAAAACTGAAAAATTTCATAAAAAACTCCTTTTAAACTGAACTGTTAAGTTAAGATAGATAAATACTGGAGGAAATTTATAATTATTGGTGCATTCCTCCGCTTTTGAATAAATCGTAAGCAGTCTGATAGTTCGCAATTGCCTGATCGGTTACTCTTTTTGATAATTTAGCAGGAACCTGTTCATTCTTTGCCTTGTTATACAGGAAGGTTTCCATTTTTTGCTGCGGGCCAAGAATCACCAGGCTATCCTGTTTCAGGTAAGCCAGCTTTTGATAAGTACCCAGAACTGCGCGGGGCTGATAAGTGGGATCAAAAAGATTCTTTCCATATAAATTACTCTCATATTTCCAGCCCAGCAAACTGAATAATGTAGGATAGATATCAATTTGAGAACACATTTTATCAATTACCTGGCTGCCCTTTTTTGGCAAATTGAGAATGACACATGGGATATGGTATTTATTAATATCAATCTCATTTCTGCCTGCACTGCTTGCACAATGGTCAGCAACTATAATAATGACTGTATTTTTATACCATGGTTTGTTGCTTATATTCTTCAGGAATTCACCGATTGCATAATCCGTATAGCGTACTGCTCCTTCTCTTCCACTTCCCGAGGTATACTTAATCTTACCTTCCGGAAAAGTGAATGGACGGTGATTAGAAGTCGTCATCACAAAATTATAAAATGGTTTACCCTGTTTAAATTCTGCATCAGCACCACGGGTAACCGCAGCAAATAAGTCTTCATCACTTATTCCCCAGGCATTTTCAAAATGAACCTGATCGTCCTGAATAATTGTTCTTTTGGTTTCATAAGCATCATCCAGTTTAATATTTCTTCCTCTGTCTATAATATCAAATCCATTGCTGCCAAAATATTCATTCATATTATCAAAGTAGCCATCGCCACCATAAAAGAAGGCTCTGCTATACCCGGCCTTTTCAAAAATATGTCCGACCGTAGTTAGTTTTTCATTCCCTTGTCTTCTCACTACACTGCTTCCTGGTGTAGGCGGGCTGGCTAAAGTTAAGGCTTCCATCCCTCTCACGGTTCTGGTTCCGGTAGCATACATATTGGTAAACAGCAAATTAGTGGTTGCCAGAGAATCAAGTACCGGCATCAGCTTCTGCGTATTGCCAAAGTGTTCCATAAAATCAGCACTCAGACTTTCCACCGTAATCATGATTACATTGGGTTTATAGGTAGTTCCCGTATTATTGATCTCTCTTTTGATAGAGTTTCCGCTGGTCACAAAAGTACTGTTCGACTCTTTTAATTCATTTCTGATTACCTTGAAAGCCTCATTTTTAGGTAATAAAGTATAGAAATCGTTATAATCCAGTTCATTGTTCTTAAAAGCAGCAAAAAAAGAATAAATCCCGGCCTTAGATAACTCATTCTGATAACGGTTAGTTCCTCTTTCAGCGAATGAATTGCGAACAAATAAAGGATAAAGTATGGTCAGGATTAATAAGGAACCAGAAATCATTAACCGGGTGCGGAACGGAGTACTGGATTGAAAAGCATGGGTAAAAACTTTTCTTTTCGCAAACAGAAACATCACCAGTAGTACCAATAACAGCACACCTCCTATCAAAAGTGGTAATGGATAGGATTCATTGATATTGTTTACAACTTCGTAGGTATAAATCAGGTAATCGACCGCGATAAAGTTAAAACGGCTTTCAAATTCCTGCCAGAAGGTAAGTTCTGCAAAGAAAGAGAAAAAGGAAATCAACAGGATCAGGAACAACCAGCCATAAGTAATGATTTTATTAGTAAGGGTGTTTACCCACTTCTGAGGTAAAAATAACAGGTATATACTGAAAAGTGTAACCAGGAAAAGGGCTACCCCAAAGTCATAGAAAAAGCCTGTAAAATATAATTGAATAATAGATAGTATGGAAAAATCTGTCTTACCAGATGAAACGGCCAGCAGACCTGTCCGGATTAAAAAAGAGCTGAATAAAAAAACAGCAAAAAAGGAAAACAGAACACTGTACCTGCCTTTAAATATTAATTGGACCATATATTATTTGATAAGAGCTCCCAAACCTATCATTAAATAGTTGTAAAAAAAACTAAACATAATAAATATAAAAAGAAGGATTTCCGAAAAAATTCCTGAGTATCTGTCAGGAAAGCAAAAATTTAACAGGATAGATAAACAATTGACTATCACAAAGTAATAATTACTATATCTTGTTTTTCCTTAATATTCCTTTAATATCTGCTCCAGATTTTCTTAAAATTTAATCTATGATTTTTATCAGCCAGAAGGCATTTAAAAATGATAAAATTTAGCCGGAGAGAAACAAAGCAACCATCTTCACCATCTCTTTGTTCGCATATACGACCTCTGCTTTCCCTTTAAGATTCTATTTGTTTATATGAACAACAGTAAAATAACAGGGTTACTGCTTGGGTTCTCTTGCAGTTTCATACGGGTTTGAAGCACAACACAACCAAAGACACGTTTAAAATGCGCTTTATCTTTTATCAAAGTAGAGCTTAACCATTTATCAAGTACTGCTCATATATAGCTAAACAATTGTATATCATAGTATTTACAATTATTTTCGCTTAATTATATAAGTACTTATATAATTACTTATATATTTGAGTATGAATTACTATCAGTCATTAGGATATTTAGTGTTAGGCAGCCGGTTGAAACGGTTGAGTGAACTCTTTCTTTCAGAAATCAATAAATCATACAAGGCAGAAGGCATCGTCTTTGAAACCACCTGGTTCCCTGTATTCTACTTACTCTCTGAAAACAAAACATTAACCATTCAGGAACTATGTGAACAGATTGAAGTCTCTCATCCCGCAGCCAGTCAACTGGTGACCAATCTTAAAAATAAAGGTTTAGTCATCAGCACAACCAGCGCTGAAGATGCCCGTAAACAATTAGTGACTTTGAGCGAAGAAGGCAAAGCACTTTTAGAGCGGATCATTCCTGTTTGGGATGCCATCACTGCAACCATGGAAGAAGTAGCAGGAGCAAGCGAGGAAGGCAGCGCGATATTAGCTACGCTGACTAAGCTGGAAACTACCTTTAAATCCATCGATATCGTTAAAAATATTCAACATAAAATACATCACCCTGTTAAATCTACATCCAATGCATAACTCATTTTTTTATGGAACTGACCACCTGACCAGTGGAATTTGCTTGGCTATTGCAGCAGGTCAGACCAAAGGCCGGATTAGTCCTGAAGCAGCAGCAAATATTCAATCTTCCTGGGAAGAAGTACAAAAAATTGTTCGTAGCCAAAAACCAGTATATGGCGTGAATACAGGATTCGGCCCATTATGTGATACCCATATATCAGAAAAAGACACTTCGCTTTTACAAAGCAATATCCTTAAAAGTCATAGTGTTGGTGTAGGTAAGCCAATTCCTCTGGAAATTGCCAAAATTATGATGATTACTAAAGTTCAGGCTTTAGCTAAGGGGTTTTCTGGCATTGCGCCACAAACATTAGCACGTATTATCTGGCATATTGACAATGATATTATTCCTTTTGTTCCTGAAAAAGGTTCGGTAGGTGCTTCTGGTGACCTGGCTCCCCTATCTCACCTGTTCCTGCCTTTAATTGGTTTAGGTGAAGTGTTTATCCATGGAGAAAAAGTTTCCGCTGCAAAAATGCTGGAACAATATGATTTGAAACCAATCGTATTAGGCCCGAAAGAAGGCCTGGCCCTGATTAACGGAACGCAGTTTATACTTGCTTTCGCTGTTAAAGCGGTTCAGCGTTTAAACGATGCATTGGATCTGGCCGATTTAAGCGGAGCAATGTCTTTAGAAGGCCTGACTGGTTCTACCCGTCCGTTTGATGAACGTTTACATAATTTAAGACCTTATAAAGGCACTAAACTGGTTGCCCACCGCTTATCTGCAATCCTGGAAGGTTCAGCAATCGGAACCTCACATATCAATTGCAGCCGCGTACAGGATCCTTATTCTATCCGCTGTATGCCACAGGTACATGGCGCTTCGCGTAATGCCTGGTTACATTTAAAAGAATTAACGGAAATTGAGCTGAACTCAGTGACTGATAATCCGGTTATTTTTAGTGCAGAAGATACGATCAGTGGTGGAAATTTCCACGGACAGCCTTTAGCGATGGTGCTTGATTATGCAACGGTTGCCGCAGCAGAATTAGGAAATATTGCAGATCGCCGTTGTTACCTGATGAATGAAGGCAAATATGATTTACCAAAATTACTGATTGCCGATGCTGGTTTAAACTCTGGTTTAATGATCCCTCAGTATACCACAGCAGCATTGGTAACCGAGAACAAAACTTTATGCTTTCCGGCAAGTGCGGATAGCGTCCCTACTTCTCTGGGACAGGAAGACCATGTTTCTATGGGTTCTATCAGTGGAAGAAAGCTGCATATGGTAATTGATAACCTGGAATTTATCCAGGCGATTGAACTTTTATATGCTGCACAAGCTATAGAATTCAGACGGCCGTTGAAATCAACACCAGTAATCGAGGCCTGCCACAATTTAATCAGAAACCATGTTCCTTATATCAAAGAAGACCGTCTTTTTGCGGACGATATTAATCAATTACATCATTTGATAACTAACGGTTCATTATTGCAGACTGCTAATGAAACTGCCATTGCTAACCATATTAACCTATTCAACGATGACGACTTCAGAATTTATTAACACCTACGCCAAACATCCGTTTTATAAAGCACCAAGAGGGATGCAACTGCATGCTAAAAGCTGGCAGACAGAGTCTGTATTGCGCATGCTGCTGAATAACCTGGATGGAGAGGTTGCAGAAAACCCGGAAGAATTAGTAGTTTATGGCGGTATTGGCCAGGCTGCACGTAACCCGGAATCTTTACGTAAAATCATTGAGATTCTTTTGGAACTGGATGAACATCATTCTCTATTGGTACAATCGGGTAAACCAGTCGGTATCATCAGAAGCCATCCTCAGGCACCACGTGTTTTAATTGCGAATAGTAATTTAGTACCTGCATGGGCAAATTGGGAGCATTTCAATGAATTGCGCAGCAAAGGATTAATGATGTACGGCCAGATGACAGCGGGTAGCTGGATTTATATTGGTACGCAGGGTATTTTACAGGGTACTTACGAGACATTTGTAGAGTGTGGCCGTCAGCATTTCGGTCATGATCTGACAGGTAAACTGATTGTGAGTGCTGGTATTGGTGGTATGGGTGGCGCGCAACCTTTAGCAGCAACGATGGCTGGTGCTATTTTTTTAGGTGCTGATGTAGACGAAACAAGAATTCAAAAGCGTGTAGATACGCAGTATATTGACCGGATTACACATTCTTATGAAGAAGCGATTAACTGGGTAAATGAAGCTAAAGCAACTGGTGCGGCTATTTCTATCGGAATCGTCATGGATGCGGGAGATTTACTGGAGCGTTTAACTGCTGATGGCTTAGTTCCTGATATCCTGACTGACCAGACTTCTGCACATGATCCTTTGAATGGTTATGTTCCTAACGGTTTATCTTTACCTGAGGCGCTTGCTTTAAGAAAAAGTGATCCTGAAAAGTACAAGGCATTATCATTGAAAAGTATGGCCCGCCATGTGGCTTTCATGCTTGAATTGCAAAAACTGGGAGCAGTTACTTTTGATTATGGAAATAACTTAAGAGAGTTTGCTAAACAAGGTGGAGAAAAAGATGCGTTTAACTTTCCCGGTTTTACGCCTGCTTATATCAGACCGTTATTCTGTGAAGGTAAAGGCCCGTTCAGATGGGTTGCTTTATCTGGTGATCCTGAAGATATCTATGTAACGGATCGTGCGCTAATGGAAGCATTTCCAGAAAATACGCATTTAATTAACTGGCTGCAAAAAGCTCAGGATAAAATTAGTTTCCAGGGTTTACCGGCACGTATTTGCTGGTTAGGTATGGGCGAACGCGAAAAAGCGGGTCTGATTTTCAATGAGCTGGTAGCAAGCGGCAAAGTTAAAGGGCCGATCGTGATTGGCCGTGATCATTTGGATTGTGGTTCTGTAGCTTCTCCTAACCGTGAAACTGAATCTATGAAAGATGGTTCTGATGCAGTTTCTGACTGGCCGTTATTAAACTTGATGGCTAATACTTCGGGTGGTGCAACCTGGGTTTCTTTCCATCATGGTGGTGGTGTGGGAATGGGTTATTCTCAGCATGCGGGAATGGTTGTTCTGGCAGACGGAACTGAGCGTGCAGCGAGCTGCATCAGCCGTGTGTTATATAATGATCCGGCTATGGGTATCTTCCGTCATGCGGATGCGGGTTATGAGCAGGCAGAAATATGGGCTGAAAAGTTCGGTTTAAAAATAGGATAGTTTAACACATTTGAGATGAAGAAACTAATCGGACCATTCAGCGAGATCCTGACCTTGTCGGGTTTGGCGCTGAATGGTGCTATAAATGACGACCAGCTTGAGATAATCCGTGGTGGCGGTATTATTGTGGAGGATGGGAAGATCGTGGCTACTGGTGATTTTGAAGACTTACGCCTTGCAAATGCAGCGCTGTCGTTAGAAAAAATTGAAGGGGAACAAGTTTTGCTTCCTGGTTTTATTGACTGTCATACGCATATCTGTTTTGCAGGAAGCAGGGCAAAGGATTATAGTCTTCGTATTCAGGGAAAAACTTACCTTGAAATTGCGAAAAGCGGCGGTGGTATCTGGGATTCTGTAACGCAGACACGCGCAGCAGCGTTGTCAAAGCTGGTGGAGCTTTTGAAGCAAAGAGTACAGCGGCATTTAACTGATGGGGTAACGACAATCGAGATTAAGAGTGGTTATGGACTGGATATAAGCAATGAGCTGAAAATGCTGAGAGCGATTAAAGAGGTTGCTTTAACCACTGTTGCCGATTTGATTCCTACTTGTTTGGCAGCACATCTTTTACCGAAAGATTTTGAGGGTTCACAGGTGGAGTATCTGGATCATGTACTGGCAGATTTATTACCGTTGGTGAAGGCGGAGGATCTGGCAAACCGGGTAGATATTTTCATCGAAGAGAGTGCTTTTGACCCCCAGGTTTCGGTTTCTTATTTACTGGCTGCAAAAGAATTGGGTTTTGAAATTACAGTACATGCTGATCAGTTTACAACCAGTGGACTGGAAGTGGCTATTGAGGTTGGCGCTGTTTCGGCAGATCATCTGGAAGCGAGTACGGAAAGGGAAGCTGCGCTATTGGAGGGTTCGGAGACGGTAGCGGTTGTACTTCCTGGTGCTTCTCTGGGCTTAGGGATGCAGTATGCGCCTGCCCGGAAGTTACTGGATGCTGGCGCTTGTCTGGCTATTGCAAGTGACTGGAATCCAGGGTCTGCGCCTATGGGAGATTTACTGATGCAGGCTGCGGTGATGAGTGCTGCGGAGAAACTGAGTACGGCTGAGGTATTCGCAGGACTGACTTTCAGAGCGGCAAAAGCGTTGAGCCTGATGGATCGTGGTAGGCTGGCTGAAGGAATGCTGGCTGATATGCAGGCTTATCCTTGTGCTGATTACAGAGAGATTTTATACCATCAGGGAAAAATTAAACCGGGCATCGTCTGGAAAAAAGGAATAAGAATATGATAGACTCTTTATTTTATCAAAAAACATCGGCTGAAACGTGGACTGGTCGTAATGACGGAACTGATCTGGCTGTTCAGCGCTGGCATCAGCGGGTGATTCTGGTTGATCTTCTGCATGGGGTTATCCCATTGCTATCACCCGGTCAAAAAGGAATTGCCTTAATTGGTTTTTCTTGTGATGAAGGGGTGAGACGTAATGGTGGCAGAGTTGGCGCTAAGGATGGCCCTGCTCATTTCCGCAAGGCTTGTTGCAATTTACCTGTTCATTTTGATGAGGATGCTGTGTTTCTTGATTTGGGAGATGTGGTTTGTATGGGCCAGGATATGGAAGGTGCGCAACGTTCGCTTTCTGAGGTGGTTAGCTTTGCTTTAGCGAATGGTTACCGGCCTTTGGTTATTGGTGGTGGTCATGAGGTTGCTTATGGTCATTATACCGGTATTAATGATTATTTGAAGAAGCCTGATAGCCTTGGGATTATCAATTTTGATGCACATTTTGATTTACGCGAACCTAATGAGCATGGTACAAACTCTGGCACTGGATTTTTTCAGATTGCAGAGGATTGTAAGGCGTCAGGGAAACCTTTCAGCTATCTGCCTGTTGGAATTCAGCTGAACAGCAATACGAAGCATTTGTTTGATACGGCTGCGGGGTTGGGTGTAAAGCATATCCATGCGGAGGGTTTTATGGCTGCTAATCAGGAAGTGATTAAGCACCAACTGGAGGAGTTTATTGCAGGTTCATCGCATATTTACCTGACAATTTGTATGGATGTATTTTCCTCTTCGTTTGCTCCGGGGGTAAGTGCGGCCGCTTTTAGTGGTCTTATTCCTGATGCGTTTTTCTTTAGTTGTTTAAAGTCTGTTATGGCTGGTGGCAAGGTGATCAGTATGGATATTGCAGAGTGTAATCCGGTTTTTGATCAAGACCAGCGCACGGCTAAGTTAGCTGCTGCGCTGGCCTTTAGTATGATCACCTAACCAAAAGATTATTCAGCAACGGGAAGGAAGAAGCAGAAGCGGCTTCCTTCTCCTATTTCACTTTCTACCCATATTTTACCGTTTTCGGCTTCGATAAAGTCTTTGGAAATTGCAAGTCCTAATCCTGAGCCTGATTTATTGTTTCCGTCTGTGGGTACCTGGAAGTAGCGGTCAAAGAGCCGTTTTTGGTATTGTTCGTCTATTCCTTTTCCGAAATCCCGTACAGAGAATTCTATTCCTTGTTTTTTCTCTTGTATTTCTATTTGAACTTTTGATTTTTCTGAGCTGTACCGCAAGGCGTTAGAGAGAAAGTTAATGAGTACCCAGGCTGTTTTCTCTACGTCTGCGTTTACAACGGGAAGGTTTTCTTTACTGATAAGTTCGAGTTGAATGTTTTTTTGTCCGGCTTGAAAGCGGACTGCGTTCAGGGCATAGTTGACGATTTCCAGCGGGGCGGCTTTGACAAAGTTTAATTGCAGGTTGCCTGTTTCTACTTGTGCGAGATCAAGGAGTTCACTGGTGATTTTCAGTAAACGGCTACAGTCGTCTTTGATGTGTGCTATGAGTTGTTTTTGTTCTGTGTTCATCAGCCCGATCCTTTCGTCATCCAGAAGTTTTAAACTCATTTTTATGGAGGATATAGGGGTTTTAAGTTCGTGGGACACGGTAGCGATAAAGTTGGTTTTAGCCTCGTCGAGTTCTTTAAATTGGGTAATGTTATTGAGGATGTATACGGTTCCTGCGGTTTTACCGGTTTGCAGAACTGGTGAATCCTGGTCTTCAAATATGGGTACGATAATTTCTCTTTTCTGGAGCTGGAAGTAGGATTCTTTCTGGTCTGCGTAGATTTTTATGGGCTGATCGTTTTTTTGGTTATTCATGATCCTGGCTAAAAGATCGTTTTTTTTCATCAGGTCTTTGACGTTGGATCCGTTTACTTTGTTTTCATCAAGGTTCAGGATTTGTGCGGCAACTTTATTCATGAAAAGAATTTCCTGTTTTTCGTTGAGCCCGATAATGGCGTCTTGCATTTGTTCAATGATGGCTTCGATACGCAGCTTTTCTGATTGAATTTTTGCAAGGTTACTGTTTTCCCATTTATTGAGTTGTTCAACCATTTCATTGAATGAGCTGGCAAGTTCTGAAAATTCATCTGTGCCGTCAAATACGAGTCTTTGTTTATAGTTTTTACGCCCGATTTCTTGTATGGCTTCGGAGAATTCTCTAAGCGGGTTAGCGACAAATCCGGGGAAGTTGACAATAAAAGAGAATAGAACGAGGAAACAGAAACTGGCGGCTGTAATGAGGTACAGGCTGGCTTTTTCAACGGATTTTTGAGCGACATAGTTTTTTCTGACGATACCGTCCATGTTAAGTTTGTCGATAATCGTGAGTTGAGATCTGATCTTTGCGAGTGCTGTTTTTTGCTGTGCAGGGTTGGTGAGTTCGTGGAATGATTTTTTGAGGGTTGCTACGGCCTCTCCTTCTCCGTTCTCGGTCACGTTTTTTGATTCGAGGGATAGTTGTTTTGCAAATTTCTTCTGTAGTCCGGGTGTGAGGGGAAGGTCGTTCTGGTCAAGGATGGAACGCATTTCTCTGGTGTAACTCAGGGTTTCGTAGTTGTCTTTCAGAATCACTTTTGCACTAACCGAGATCTGGTTCATGTAATAGAGTGAGATGGAACCGAATAGGAGTACGACTACAAACAGGAATCCGAATCCGAGGCGGAGTTTGGTTTTTATTTTCATTGTATTACTTGTTGAAAGTTCTAAGGGGGTTTGCCTGGCTTCGCAAAAATATAGGTAGTGCTATGTTCGAGCTACGTTTACTTAGGCCCGAAAAGGGCAAAGAAAAACAATGCTCTTCACATTAGCACCATCTATATTTTTTGGGATAACCGGTTAGGTTTATCTGTTGCAAAGTGACATACAATTTCATTTTTTTATTGGTTTATTTGTTGGATTGCTTACTGGTTCACTAATTGGATTGCTTAATCGTTCACTAGTTGGATTGCTTAAGATAGAATAACGAGATCTGTTTCTGTTGATGAAATGTTCCGCAGTAATTCGTTGAATACGGCAGTTCTCATGATCACCTGAAAGAGGTTCAGATGAGGTTTCCCGATACAGATGGTCGTGATTTCTTTTTCCTGGGCAATTCTCATAATGGTTTTGGTGATTTCATCACTTTTCACTTTGATTACTTCTGCGCCAAGTTCTGTGGCGAGCTTAAAGTTATTGATCAGATGCCTTTGCAAATCTAGTTTAATCCGGTCACTACTTTCATTATTATTCTGCACATAGAGTACGGTCCAGGGAGATCTGTAATAGGAAGCCAGCCTGGCTGTTTTACGGATAACAATCTTAGCGGTCACGTTATTGGTGGAGATACAGGCCATGAAACGCTCTGGTCTGAGCTTGATTTGTTTAGGGATTTCTATACTGATCTTTCTTTCTACGTGATGGGCTACTTCCCGCAGCGCCAGTTCTCTGAGCTGAAGGATTCGTTCGGATTGAAAGAAGTTCCCCAAGGCTCTTTCTATTTTTGTTTTGTCATATATTTTACCGGATTTAAGCCGGTCTATGAGTTCATCAGCGGTCAGGTCAATGTTCACGATCTCATCTGCAATATCCAGCACTCTATCCGGGATACGCTCTGTGATAGGGATTCCAGTGATTTTCTCAATCTCCTCGTTCATGCTTTCCAGGTGCTGGATATTCACAGCCGAGATTACACTAATGCCTGATTCAAGGATATCCATGACGTCCTGCCAGCGTTTTGTGTTTTTGCTTCCTTCTATATTGGAGTGCGCCAGTTCATCTACGATAACTACTTCGGGATTCCTGCTCAGGATAGCCTGCACGTCCATTTCTTCAATTTCCTTGCCTTTGTAAAATAGTTTACGCCTGGGAATTAATGGAATTCCTGCTAAAAGGGCGTGCGTTTCTTCTCTGTTATGGGTTTCAATATAACCGATTTGTATGTCAATTCCATTTTTGAGCAGAGCGTGCGCTTCTTGCAGCATCCGGTAGGTTTTTCCAACTCCCGCACTCATACCAATATATACCTTGAACTTACCCCGGCGGGATTTCTTTACCAGGTCAAGGAATTGACGTACTGATTGTTCTTTATTATCTTCCACAATTATAATCGGTTTACCATGTAATAATCACATATCCTATATCAACCAGATAGGATACACCGGTAATGAATGTAATGCCTATGAATAAAATCAATATAAATTTAGCGGAATAATTCCGGTAAATTGTTTGAGTTGCCATCGTTTGATCCTGATTTTTAAGCCTGACTTCCTGCCCTTTTTTCAGCCGGGCAATCCTTGCTTTTCTTCTTGTTTTTGGCCCGTATTTTAAACACAAAAATCCTGCAAAAACAGTGATTGAAGCGGTAAATAAAAATTCTAAAAATGTTTCCATGTTTATAGCTTTTAGTTTTTAAAGCCGGAGATTTTATCCCCGGCCATTTATTTTAAATAAGTGACTTTATAGGGTTTAAAAAGAAACAGCAACACTTGCAGTAACTGCTGCATTATAGTTTACAGCACTTATATCTCTTTTAAATATTTTGTCTTTGCTGTCATATACTTTACCTTCTAGCCTGACCACCGCATTTGATATTGGTGCATAG from Pedobacter sp. WC2423 carries:
- the hutG gene encoding formimidoylglutamase, encoding MIDSLFYQKTSAETWTGRNDGTDLAVQRWHQRVILVDLLHGVIPLLSPGQKGIALIGFSCDEGVRRNGGRVGAKDGPAHFRKACCNLPVHFDEDAVFLDLGDVVCMGQDMEGAQRSLSEVVSFALANGYRPLVIGGGHEVAYGHYTGINDYLKKPDSLGIINFDAHFDLREPNEHGTNSGTGFFQIAEDCKASGKPFSYLPVGIQLNSNTKHLFDTAAGLGVKHIHAEGFMAANQEVIKHQLEEFIAGSSHIYLTICMDVFSSSFAPGVSAAAFSGLIPDAFFFSCLKSVMAGGKVISMDIAECNPVFDQDQRTAKLAAALAFSMIT
- a CDS encoding MarR family winged helix-turn-helix transcriptional regulator is translated as MNYYQSLGYLVLGSRLKRLSELFLSEINKSYKAEGIVFETTWFPVFYLLSENKTLTIQELCEQIEVSHPAASQLVTNLKNKGLVISTTSAEDARKQLVTLSEEGKALLERIIPVWDAITATMEEVAGASEEGSAILATLTKLETTFKSIDIVKNIQHKIHHPVKSTSNA
- a CDS encoding LTA synthase family protein, translating into MVQLIFKGRYSVLFSFFAVFLFSSFLIRTGLLAVSSGKTDFSILSIIQLYFTGFFYDFGVALFLVTLFSIYLLFLPQKWVNTLTNKIITYGWLFLILLISFFSFFAELTFWQEFESRFNFIAVDYLIYTYEVVNNINESYPLPLLIGGVLLLVLLVMFLFAKRKVFTHAFQSSTPFRTRLMISGSLLILTILYPLFVRNSFAERGTNRYQNELSKAGIYSFFAAFKNNELDYNDFYTLLPKNEAFKVIRNELKESNSTFVTSGNSIKREINNTGTTYKPNVIMITVESLSADFMEHFGNTQKLMPVLDSLATTNLLFTNMYATGTRTVRGMEALTLASPPTPGSSVVRRQGNEKLTTVGHIFEKAGYSRAFFYGGDGYFDNMNEYFGSNGFDIIDRGRNIKLDDAYETKRTIIQDDQVHFENAWGISDEDLFAAVTRGADAEFKQGKPFYNFVMTTSNHRPFTFPEGKIKYTSGSGREGAVRYTDYAIGEFLKNISNKPWYKNTVIIIVADHCASSAGRNEIDINKYHIPCVILNLPKKGSQVIDKMCSQIDIYPTLFSLLGWKYESNLYGKNLFDPTYQPRAVLGTYQKLAYLKQDSLVILGPQQKMETFLYNKAKNEQVPAKLSKRVTDQAIANYQTAYDLFKSGGMHQ
- the hutH gene encoding histidine ammonia-lyase, producing the protein MHNSFFYGTDHLTSGICLAIAAGQTKGRISPEAAANIQSSWEEVQKIVRSQKPVYGVNTGFGPLCDTHISEKDTSLLQSNILKSHSVGVGKPIPLEIAKIMMITKVQALAKGFSGIAPQTLARIIWHIDNDIIPFVPEKGSVGASGDLAPLSHLFLPLIGLGEVFIHGEKVSAAKMLEQYDLKPIVLGPKEGLALINGTQFILAFAVKAVQRLNDALDLADLSGAMSLEGLTGSTRPFDERLHNLRPYKGTKLVAHRLSAILEGSAIGTSHINCSRVQDPYSIRCMPQVHGASRNAWLHLKELTEIELNSVTDNPVIFSAEDTISGGNFHGQPLAMVLDYATVAAAELGNIADRRCYLMNEGKYDLPKLLIADAGLNSGLMIPQYTTAALVTENKTLCFPASADSVPTSLGQEDHVSMGSISGRKLHMVIDNLEFIQAIELLYAAQAIEFRRPLKSTPVIEACHNLIRNHVPYIKEDRLFADDINQLHHLITNGSLLQTANETAIANHINLFNDDDFRIY
- the hutI gene encoding imidazolonepropionase, which produces MKKLIGPFSEILTLSGLALNGAINDDQLEIIRGGGIIVEDGKIVATGDFEDLRLANAALSLEKIEGEQVLLPGFIDCHTHICFAGSRAKDYSLRIQGKTYLEIAKSGGGIWDSVTQTRAAALSKLVELLKQRVQRHLTDGVTTIEIKSGYGLDISNELKMLRAIKEVALTTVADLIPTCLAAHLLPKDFEGSQVEYLDHVLADLLPLVKAEDLANRVDIFIEESAFDPQVSVSYLLAAKELGFEITVHADQFTTSGLEVAIEVGAVSADHLEASTEREAALLEGSETVAVVLPGASLGLGMQYAPARKLLDAGACLAIASDWNPGSAPMGDLLMQAAVMSAAEKLSTAEVFAGLTFRAAKALSLMDRGRLAEGMLADMQAYPCADYREILYHQGKIKPGIVWKKGIRI
- the hutU gene encoding urocanate hydratase, yielding MTTSEFINTYAKHPFYKAPRGMQLHAKSWQTESVLRMLLNNLDGEVAENPEELVVYGGIGQAARNPESLRKIIEILLELDEHHSLLVQSGKPVGIIRSHPQAPRVLIANSNLVPAWANWEHFNELRSKGLMMYGQMTAGSWIYIGTQGILQGTYETFVECGRQHFGHDLTGKLIVSAGIGGMGGAQPLAATMAGAIFLGADVDETRIQKRVDTQYIDRITHSYEEAINWVNEAKATGAAISIGIVMDAGDLLERLTADGLVPDILTDQTSAHDPLNGYVPNGLSLPEALALRKSDPEKYKALSLKSMARHVAFMLELQKLGAVTFDYGNNLREFAKQGGEKDAFNFPGFTPAYIRPLFCEGKGPFRWVALSGDPEDIYVTDRALMEAFPENTHLINWLQKAQDKISFQGLPARICWLGMGEREKAGLIFNELVASGKVKGPIVIGRDHLDCGSVASPNRETESMKDGSDAVSDWPLLNLMANTSGGATWVSFHHGGGVGMGYSQHAGMVVLADGTERAASCISRVLYNDPAMGIFRHADAGYEQAEIWAEKFGLKIG